In Marinobacter antarcticus, one genomic interval encodes:
- a CDS encoding glycosyltransferase family 4 protein, producing MSQIKSHKGKENMRKILLLSEIFPPTHGGSGRWFWEIYKRFPSGSVQVLTDQHSDGEPPDNQFPHRVDRSTLRSPYWGIASFKGLGFYIRLWRKVDQLTHAHSIEQVHCGRVIPEGLPALFNKLRRGIPYTCYVHGEDVEVARTSREISMLTRWVMNHAEKVIANSENTAQILRSWWGLEDQLVTMTPGVDVDWFRPALSQTQNRWPDRRTILTVGRLQKRKGQDMMIRALPKIRDQFPCVHYCIIGGGQEEEALRELAAELDVSDLVEFAGELSDLEMLECYQQCDLFALPNRRVKNDDEGFGMVLLEAQSCGTPVLAGDAGGTGETLVPEKTGVIVDCTDPEPLANAVNDLLSDTSRLKNMGTAGRFHMEGNFSWDKLAARAIELLQ from the coding sequence ATGAGCCAAATTAAATCGCATAAAGGTAAGGAAAATATGAGGAAAATCTTGTTACTCTCGGAAATTTTTCCGCCCACTCACGGTGGGAGCGGGCGCTGGTTCTGGGAAATTTACAAGCGATTTCCTTCCGGCAGTGTTCAGGTGCTCACTGATCAACATTCAGATGGCGAACCACCGGATAATCAATTTCCACATAGGGTAGATCGAAGCACGCTGCGATCGCCTTACTGGGGTATAGCGTCCTTTAAAGGTTTGGGGTTTTACATTCGCTTGTGGCGAAAAGTAGACCAACTCACCCATGCGCACTCTATCGAACAGGTTCATTGTGGGCGCGTTATACCGGAGGGCTTGCCAGCGCTATTTAACAAGTTGCGCCGGGGCATTCCGTATACCTGTTATGTACATGGTGAAGACGTTGAAGTTGCCCGAACCAGTCGGGAAATCTCTATGCTTACCCGGTGGGTGATGAATCACGCTGAGAAGGTTATCGCCAATAGTGAAAATACGGCACAGATACTTCGTTCTTGGTGGGGTTTAGAAGACCAACTGGTCACCATGACGCCCGGAGTGGATGTAGATTGGTTCAGACCCGCACTATCCCAAACACAAAATCGCTGGCCTGATAGACGAACAATTCTAACGGTCGGCCGTCTCCAGAAACGAAAAGGTCAGGACATGATGATTCGTGCACTACCGAAAATACGGGACCAGTTTCCGTGCGTGCATTACTGCATTATTGGAGGCGGGCAAGAAGAGGAAGCACTGCGAGAACTAGCCGCCGAGCTGGATGTCAGTGATTTAGTAGAGTTTGCTGGAGAATTAAGTGACCTGGAGATGCTTGAGTGTTACCAGCAGTGTGACCTGTTCGCACTTCCTAATCGAAGAGTGAAGAACGATGACGAGGGATTTGGAATGGTTCTCCTCGAGGCGCAGAGTTGCGGCACGCCCGTTTTGGCTGGAGATGCCGGCGGCACTGGAGAAACTCTTGTGCCTGAAAAGACAGGTGTGATTGTTGACTGCACAGATCCTGAGCCACTGGCAAATGCGGTGAATGATTTGCTTAGTGATACGTCGCGACTTAAAAATATGGGTACCGCAGGGCGTTTCCATATGGAAGGAAATTTTAGTTGGGATAAACTGGCGGCAAGGGCGATAGAGCTATTGCAGTAA
- a CDS encoding phosphotransferase: MTGPLGSSSQETAKIRVNPRSTGIISSTTYEKHTKHSSLKPEAQELARCQKLGIHTEHVFPVRLIDFNEQENRLTTERISGNELFLTLWNPTYFFGRLRGHKLSGVETILDRVTEVGRWLRKYHESSANSLPEGSDGGWMEAAFHRKIEDIRKSRLIPEAKLARIEYKFGTELIKLKQPDFLSSNGAFPCRIHGDFLVYNILIDSQKNLHVLDFGDTRISGNLEDVSRFYSSLWAIAQTNGTRRKLLGDLPQRFLKAYGVSPEIADTPYFRCNLVYNFLTHLEGQNYMRDLLSWNSNREMSQITRAGMKWVYQQI; this comes from the coding sequence ATGACAGGTCCTTTAGGTAGTAGTAGCCAAGAAACAGCAAAGATTCGGGTCAATCCCCGTAGCACTGGGATAATATCATCAACAACGTATGAAAAGCATACTAAGCACTCAAGCTTGAAACCTGAAGCTCAAGAGCTCGCTCGTTGTCAAAAGTTAGGCATTCATACCGAACATGTCTTTCCAGTACGTCTTATCGATTTTAATGAACAAGAAAATCGCCTCACGACCGAGAGAATTTCAGGGAATGAGCTTTTCCTTACTTTATGGAATCCGACCTATTTTTTTGGGCGCCTGAGAGGCCATAAGTTATCTGGTGTGGAGACGATTCTGGATCGCGTCACTGAAGTCGGAAGATGGTTGCGTAAGTACCATGAAAGCTCCGCCAACAGTCTGCCAGAAGGCTCGGATGGAGGTTGGATGGAGGCTGCTTTCCATAGAAAAATAGAAGACATACGGAAAAGTCGTCTAATCCCTGAAGCAAAACTGGCGAGAATCGAATATAAGTTTGGTACCGAGCTCATCAAACTTAAACAACCGGATTTCCTTTCATCTAACGGTGCGTTTCCTTGCCGTATTCATGGTGACTTCCTTGTCTACAACATCCTTATTGATAGCCAAAAAAACCTGCACGTACTCGACTTTGGAGATACGCGCATTTCCGGAAACCTTGAAGACGTATCCCGTTTTTACAGCAGCTTATGGGCGATCGCGCAAACGAACGGCACTCGGCGCAAGCTCCTTGGGGATCTACCTCAGCGTTTCCTGAAAGCCTATGGTGTATCGCCCGAGATAGCAGATACGCCCTACTTCCGCTGTAATCTGGTATACAATTTCCTGACCCATCTGGAAGGTCAGAATTACATGAGAGACCTTCTGTCCTGGAACTCGAACCGAGAGATGTCCCAGATTACCCGGGCTGGCATGAAGTGGGTTTACCAACAGATCTAA
- a CDS encoding CDP-alcohol phosphatidyltransferase family protein — protein sequence MILGPWGIFFGASFLLLHHLPNYVDGQIARHHGRASIQGAVLDRWNHFLVETAAFPCSGLYLENG from the coding sequence ATGATCTTGGGACCCTGGGGCATTTTTTTCGGCGCATCTTTTCTTTTGCTACACCACCTGCCCAACTACGTAGACGGTCAAATTGCGAGGCACCATGGCAGAGCTAGCATACAAGGCGCCGTTCTGGATCGCTGGAATCATTTCCTGGTGGAAACGGCGGCCTTTCCTTGCTCTGGGTTATACTTAGAAAATGGCTAA
- a CDS encoding glycosyltransferase family 2 protein — translation MNCQNHLESSSHRRKDTPFFSVIMPCFNSEGYISESIESVLQQTEEDFELVVVDDFSTDNSRKIIQRFAGQDDRVIYTQNTRTRGASGARNHGAHIARGEWLCFLDSDDIFREYCLENRRKCIELSSINFFSSDFYRWTSNSKLIPQSVANIHWKHYFSQPDIDGLVEITNPIEVFLEGVVAWTGAVTLRKSLFIELNGFFEGLKRAEDHHLWLRCIALTKTIGLIKKPDVLYRIRYDGLSGGINRKTSYVIKMYDLLLEDPLFSTYKKEINHNIDRYLYLLSLSGREQRQWYRATHFGLKFWLRAPFDKKRFRNLIGACLYLK, via the coding sequence ATGAACTGTCAAAACCACTTAGAAAGCAGTAGTCATCGGCGTAAGGATACTCCTTTTTTTAGCGTTATCATGCCATGCTTCAACTCAGAGGGCTATATTTCAGAAAGCATTGAATCAGTGTTACAGCAAACGGAAGAAGATTTTGAATTAGTTGTCGTTGATGATTTTTCCACTGACAACTCCAGAAAAATCATCCAACGTTTTGCTGGCCAGGATGACAGGGTTATCTATACTCAAAATACACGAACTCGAGGTGCATCGGGCGCCAGAAATCACGGAGCACATATCGCTAGAGGAGAATGGTTATGCTTCTTAGATAGTGATGATATTTTTCGTGAATATTGCCTCGAGAATCGGCGTAAATGTATAGAGTTAAGTAGTATAAATTTCTTTTCTTCTGATTTCTATCGCTGGACTAGTAATAGCAAATTGATCCCGCAGTCAGTAGCAAACATCCACTGGAAACATTACTTCAGCCAACCAGATATTGATGGTTTAGTAGAAATTACAAATCCAATCGAAGTTTTTTTAGAGGGAGTTGTAGCCTGGACCGGAGCTGTAACACTTAGAAAAAGTTTGTTTATCGAACTCAATGGTTTTTTTGAGGGGCTAAAAAGGGCTGAAGATCACCATCTTTGGCTGCGTTGCATTGCGCTTACAAAAACAATCGGTTTGATCAAAAAACCAGACGTTCTGTATCGAATCAGATATGATGGCTTATCGGGTGGGATTAACAGAAAGACATCATACGTAATTAAAATGTATGATCTCCTGCTAGAAGATCCACTTTTTTCAACCTATAAAAAGGAAATTAATCATAACATTGATCGCTACTTATATCTTCTAAGTCTTTCCGGGAGAGAGCAGCGACAATGGTATCGTGCCACGCATTTCGGCCTAAAATTCTGGCTCCGTGCGCCCTTCGATAAAAAGAGGTTTAGAAATTTAATCGGAGCTTGCCTCTACTTGAAGTAG
- a CDS encoding acyltransferase produces MINFRQSLKRAIKTGFLVLIFPVYALYLLLCLAGNIDAVFMSFSQALSLVPGKVGIYIRAAFYCLACTDTSDEISVGFLTIFSHADTTIEKGVYIGPQCNIGKCIIKKETLLGSGVHILSGKNQHGFNDLEQSIQSQPGTFYKVTIGEDCWIGNGSIIMANIGDQSVIAAGSVIVNDTENLGIFAGNPAKLVRKRA; encoded by the coding sequence GTGATAAATTTTCGGCAGTCACTGAAGCGGGCGATCAAGACAGGTTTTCTGGTTTTGATTTTCCCTGTTTATGCCCTTTACCTGTTGCTTTGCCTGGCAGGGAACATCGACGCGGTGTTTATGTCTTTCTCCCAAGCGCTGAGCCTCGTTCCCGGAAAGGTTGGCATATATATCCGTGCTGCCTTCTACTGCCTTGCCTGTACAGATACCTCTGATGAAATTTCTGTAGGCTTTCTTACGATATTTTCCCATGCAGATACGACGATTGAGAAAGGGGTGTATATTGGCCCGCAGTGTAATATTGGAAAATGCATCATAAAGAAAGAGACTTTACTTGGCAGCGGCGTTCACATTTTGAGCGGAAAAAATCAGCATGGTTTTAATGATCTCGAACAATCGATTCAGAGCCAACCCGGAACATTTTACAAGGTTACCATTGGCGAAGATTGTTGGATCGGAAACGGTTCGATCATTATGGCGAACATTGGTGATCAGTCCGTGATTGCAGCCGGTAGCGTGATAGTGAATGACACTGAGAATTTGGGCATTTTTGCTGGAAATCCCGCAAAGTTGGTTAGAAAGAGAGCTTGA
- a CDS encoding phenylacetate--CoA ligase family protein, translating into MNIKERIYYSSSPRVQNFLVSLTGRMQFPKRYENLDSKLREINEINTLSGREKTDYQNEKIESIVRFCGNNIPFYQRLFSDYGISHTQISSKADLQKMPVLSKRTIIDNIDSLIDPSARNYITQKTSGTTGTPFTIHMNRNTYELAMALLVDHEIQHGVDFGARRATFAGRLIKNYTDNNPPFFRFNKSENQAIFSTYHLSNKTLDHYDRELEMLNPEELIGYPSAIYNLATLYSENKKTPSFKPKIIITNSETLFSWQRSVIEKVFGCLIYDYYGTAEYILFAGQDKSFSYIVNPILGVHEIIDDQGLGSDSGQIIGTTLTNTVMPLIRYEIGDMASGCDNFAIKNITGRVDDQIHTPDGRRIGRTGEIFGFFENIKEAQIIQHRIDYCEILIVKLSESAYVPENQIMDKFHKKFGKDMIIKIEFVNNIEKSKNGKFKAVKSHIKGKKNGL; encoded by the coding sequence GTGAACATCAAAGAGCGTATTTATTACTCATCTTCACCACGGGTTCAGAACTTCCTTGTCAGCCTTACCGGCAGAATGCAGTTTCCGAAGCGTTACGAAAATCTCGACTCTAAACTTAGAGAAATTAACGAGATAAATACGCTTAGTGGACGCGAAAAGACAGACTATCAGAATGAGAAAATAGAGAGCATTGTTCGTTTTTGCGGAAACAACATTCCTTTTTATCAGAGGCTTTTTTCTGATTATGGCATCAGCCACACTCAAATTTCATCTAAAGCTGATCTACAAAAGATGCCTGTATTATCTAAGAGAACTATAATTGATAATATTGATAGCTTAATTGACCCTTCAGCGCGGAATTACATTACCCAAAAAACCAGCGGAACAACTGGAACACCATTTACTATTCACATGAATAGAAATACTTATGAGTTAGCAATGGCATTGCTAGTCGACCACGAGATTCAGCACGGTGTGGATTTTGGTGCAAGAAGGGCAACATTTGCTGGAAGGCTTATAAAAAACTACACTGATAACAATCCACCATTCTTTCGCTTTAACAAATCAGAGAACCAAGCAATTTTTTCCACATATCATTTAAGCAATAAAACGTTAGACCATTACGACCGTGAGTTAGAAATGTTAAACCCGGAAGAGTTGATTGGCTACCCATCAGCAATTTATAACCTCGCAACGCTGTACTCTGAAAACAAAAAAACACCCTCTTTCAAGCCAAAGATTATTATTACAAACTCTGAAACACTATTTAGTTGGCAGCGAAGCGTTATTGAGAAGGTTTTTGGATGCTTAATATATGACTACTATGGCACAGCTGAGTATATTCTATTCGCAGGTCAAGATAAAAGTTTCTCATACATCGTTAATCCTATTCTAGGCGTACATGAAATTATTGACGACCAGGGTTTAGGTTCAGATTCTGGCCAAATAATAGGAACAACATTAACAAACACTGTAATGCCCTTAATTCGCTATGAAATAGGAGATATGGCAAGCGGCTGTGATAATTTCGCTATAAAAAACATTACTGGCCGGGTAGATGATCAAATACATACTCCAGATGGCAGAAGAATTGGTAGGACCGGAGAAATTTTTGGTTTTTTTGAAAATATAAAAGAAGCTCAAATAATTCAACATAGAATCGACTATTGCGAAATTCTTATTGTGAAGCTTTCGGAATCAGCATACGTACCTGAAAACCAAATAATGGATAAATTTCATAAAAAATTTGGAAAAGACATGATCATTAAAATAGAATTCGTAAATAATATTGAAAAAAGTAAAAACGGAAAATTCAAAGCAGTAAAATCACACATTAAAGGAAAAAAAAATGGGCTTTAA
- a CDS encoding RIFT barrel domain-containing protein: protein MQPVHINLKETSGIKRRQEPIRLGIPFKKSSVSKTTVIGLKSAGGQPLPLQLTPTSYWPDGSYRWATVTTAVDLAANTSSTLVLQTGELNQSASSHWDANELIVTSGNNTFELFGHTLGWQRVSEYTSQTYPTQVEMRVANATVSDELLSSVLDKPWQCVEDGPVSTVLSTQGYWKSESGQQFARFTCTLNFYHGNSTLSVQLCIHNPKRAKHHGGLWDLGDPGSISFNSLTVRIACPDLDIGELSLTPSKAALKYNELPLKIYQDSSGGENWNSRNHVDKNGEITTQFRGFKVTEQNKAIEEGHRASPTLRVAGGADTNTASNRSIQIAYPLFWQNFPSALEATENEMIVHLFPARKNQQYELQGGERKTQTVLISYGVATEPLAWAHEPLTPTLQAQHYQDTDAFPWFCAVGNDTTLNALINSGLEGSNNFFAKREKIDEYGWRNFGEIFADHETLYQAADEEPFISHYNNQYDAIYGFARQFALSGDPRWFQLMDNLAHHVADIDIYHTEVDRAEYNNGLFWHTDHYLDTYTATHRTFSRHNDTSSTPGQTGGGPAAEHCYTTGLLYHYFLTGSTTSKTAVLKLAGWMVATHEGTGGFLESLLAVKNQDIPKLKALAKGQHVTTHRYPFTRGTGNYLTALIDASILEPDNAWLSKADTVIRATIHPKDNIAKRNLLDVEISWSYLILLSAIARYLNEKRAIGQLDSAYQYAASSFMAYAEWMHNNEKPFLANPEQLEFPNHTWVAQDIRKAMLMFQAAEFAPKDQENHFQKTGKRWLIDTSQILKTSEEREFSRVLIILMQNYGPHLISAHSKHASIPQITAAIADNSLRLTWSGLLSKILLRLGKGICNFSPAREKNWLNARLNR from the coding sequence ATGCAGCCAGTGCACATTAACCTGAAAGAAACCTCCGGCATTAAGCGCCGCCAGGAACCAATACGGCTTGGCATCCCATTTAAAAAAAGTTCAGTTTCCAAAACAACCGTGATTGGTTTGAAGTCCGCCGGCGGGCAACCACTGCCGCTTCAGCTTACTCCAACAAGCTATTGGCCCGATGGCAGTTACCGGTGGGCAACTGTTACCACTGCCGTTGATTTAGCAGCAAACACTTCAAGCACGCTGGTTTTGCAAACAGGTGAACTGAACCAGTCAGCTTCATCACATTGGGACGCGAATGAACTCATAGTAACCTCTGGGAACAACACATTTGAGCTCTTCGGCCACACCTTAGGCTGGCAGCGAGTCAGTGAATACACAAGCCAAACCTATCCTACACAAGTAGAGATGAGGGTTGCCAACGCTACGGTTTCTGACGAATTACTATCCTCTGTTCTGGACAAGCCATGGCAGTGTGTCGAAGATGGCCCCGTGAGCACAGTTTTAAGCACCCAAGGCTACTGGAAATCCGAATCAGGCCAGCAGTTTGCGCGGTTCACTTGCACGCTGAATTTTTACCATGGCAACAGCACCCTCAGTGTTCAGCTGTGCATTCACAACCCAAAAAGAGCCAAACATCACGGCGGGCTCTGGGATCTCGGCGACCCCGGTTCAATCAGCTTCAATTCTCTGACTGTTCGTATTGCTTGCCCCGACCTCGATATTGGGGAGTTATCGCTTACACCAAGCAAAGCAGCGCTGAAGTACAATGAGTTACCCTTAAAGATCTATCAGGACTCTAGTGGCGGTGAAAACTGGAACAGCCGCAACCACGTCGACAAAAATGGCGAAATCACCACCCAGTTTCGGGGCTTTAAGGTGACCGAACAGAACAAAGCGATCGAAGAAGGCCACAGGGCCAGCCCAACCCTTCGCGTCGCAGGAGGTGCCGACACCAACACCGCTAGCAATCGCTCAATTCAGATAGCCTACCCGCTTTTCTGGCAAAATTTCCCCAGCGCTCTGGAGGCAACTGAGAACGAGATGATTGTTCACCTGTTTCCGGCGAGAAAAAACCAGCAGTATGAATTGCAGGGAGGCGAACGAAAGACTCAAACAGTCCTCATTAGTTACGGCGTGGCAACAGAGCCCTTGGCCTGGGCGCACGAGCCACTAACCCCTACGCTGCAAGCACAGCATTACCAGGATACAGACGCATTTCCATGGTTTTGCGCAGTGGGTAACGACACAACTCTCAATGCGCTAATCAACAGTGGGCTGGAGGGAAGTAATAACTTCTTTGCGAAAAGAGAAAAAATAGACGAATACGGGTGGCGGAATTTCGGCGAAATCTTTGCCGATCACGAAACACTGTATCAAGCGGCTGACGAAGAACCGTTTATCTCCCATTACAACAATCAGTACGATGCTATCTACGGCTTCGCTCGTCAGTTCGCTCTTAGCGGCGACCCCCGATGGTTCCAGCTGATGGACAATCTGGCTCACCATGTTGCAGACATCGATATATACCATACCGAAGTAGACCGGGCAGAATATAATAACGGCCTATTCTGGCACACCGACCACTACCTGGATACATATACAGCCACTCACCGAACCTTTTCCCGACATAACGATACAAGCTCAACACCTGGCCAGACAGGTGGTGGTCCGGCCGCAGAACACTGCTATACCACCGGCTTGCTCTATCATTATTTTCTAACAGGTTCGACCACATCAAAAACAGCCGTATTAAAACTTGCGGGATGGATGGTAGCAACTCACGAAGGAACCGGCGGGTTTCTGGAAAGCCTACTAGCTGTTAAGAACCAGGACATCCCTAAGCTGAAAGCCTTGGCGAAAGGACAGCACGTAACAACGCACCGATATCCCTTTACTCGTGGAACAGGCAATTATCTGACAGCATTGATCGACGCATCAATCCTGGAACCCGACAACGCCTGGTTATCAAAGGCCGATACTGTCATACGTGCAACCATCCACCCAAAAGACAATATTGCCAAGCGCAATCTCTTGGACGTAGAAATCAGCTGGTCTTACCTAATTCTGCTTTCGGCGATCGCTCGTTACCTCAATGAAAAACGCGCGATTGGCCAATTGGACAGCGCATATCAGTACGCCGCCAGCTCTTTTATGGCCTACGCTGAATGGATGCATAATAATGAGAAACCGTTTTTGGCTAACCCCGAGCAGCTGGAATTTCCTAACCACACTTGGGTCGCACAAGATATCCGTAAGGCCATGCTAATGTTTCAGGCTGCAGAGTTCGCCCCCAAAGATCAGGAAAACCACTTCCAGAAAACTGGAAAGCGTTGGCTCATTGACACCTCTCAAATACTCAAAACAAGTGAGGAGCGTGAGTTCTCAAGGGTTCTGATTATCCTTATGCAAAATTACGGCCCCCATCTAATAAGCGCACACTCAAAACACGCCTCGATACCTCAGATTACCGCCGCTATCGCTGACAATAGCCTAAGACTAACTTGGAGCGGTTTGTTGAGTAAAATACTGCTGCGCTTGGGCAAAGGTATCTGCAACTTTAGCCCAGCCCGCGAAAAAAACTGGCTCAATGCGAGGTTGAACCGGTGA
- a CDS encoding glycosyltransferase: MGFKFISVIVPAHNEQEYISQCLESLASQDYPTDNYEIIVVDNNSIDKTQEIALQFNVQIIEQKTGPVGRVRNAGAKAAKGEVLAFIDGDCVAPTDWLSKGASLLLDKDTVCGGGYLLRPSPYWIEKAWLLENKAPPKELLGGCIFIRKDDFFLAGPFDEKITSGEDTKLSMSLRNQNYSLIMTEELDVIHLGNPTTLKNFFLRQIWHSENYLQNWHETVKDPTFYFLILFLIGFISLLTGTISENITAMLISTTIITGTPLIFTIKRLRRSRNIDRNLRNLPAIYFLDFIYLSGRLLGLGKSTWKAFALFIPPQSRRGD, from the coding sequence ATGGGCTTTAAGTTTATTAGTGTTATTGTTCCCGCCCACAATGAACAGGAATATATATCACAATGCTTAGAGTCACTTGCTTCTCAGGACTACCCAACAGACAATTACGAAATTATTGTTGTAGACAATAACTCAATAGACAAGACACAAGAAATAGCCCTACAATTTAATGTGCAAATTATCGAACAAAAAACTGGCCCAGTTGGTAGAGTAAGAAATGCGGGCGCAAAAGCTGCTAAAGGCGAAGTCTTGGCGTTTATAGATGGCGACTGTGTAGCGCCTACTGACTGGCTTTCAAAAGGAGCTAGCTTGCTCCTTGATAAAGATACTGTCTGTGGAGGAGGCTATCTACTCAGGCCAAGCCCCTACTGGATAGAGAAAGCTTGGTTGCTAGAGAATAAAGCGCCTCCAAAAGAACTCTTAGGGGGGTGCATTTTTATTAGAAAAGATGACTTTTTCTTAGCCGGGCCGTTTGATGAAAAAATCACATCTGGAGAGGACACGAAGCTATCAATGTCCCTGAGAAATCAAAACTATAGCTTGATAATGACCGAGGAGCTGGATGTCATCCATCTCGGCAACCCTACTACACTCAAAAATTTCTTTTTAAGACAAATATGGCACTCCGAAAATTATCTTCAGAATTGGCATGAAACAGTAAAAGATCCAACTTTCTATTTTCTTATTCTTTTTTTAATCGGATTTATTAGCCTTCTTACTGGCACGATCTCTGAAAATATAACTGCCATGCTAATATCAACAACAATAATCACTGGCACTCCTCTAATTTTCACAATAAAACGGCTGCGCAGGTCCAGAAATATTGATCGAAATCTACGCAACCTACCCGCTATTTATTTTTTGGACTTCATTTACCTCAGCGGTCGTCTTCTTGGCCTTGGTAAAAGTACATGGAAAGCATTCGCGTTATTTATTCCACCTCAAAGCCGACGGGGGGACTAG
- a CDS encoding glycosyltransferase family 2 protein: MKDSISVAIPVFNRADWITKTLDQIFSQSIPVDEVVLCDDGSTDNLEQAIKHYKNRIKVIRIENSGPGIARKTAIESSHGDWIALCDSDDFWYPNHIENFSNALVKFPETNFYFSNFVTSDHPDKTKFELAPDGWMKRLTGEPCSETSRYHQCTPPFLKSLLEFQACFPSCTVFSRNLYQASGGITDRVSRWASEDLHLTARMAAVSNAVIGTEQTVLINKHEGNFSAEYIRNLEGELLVLRDLVEHRLVPDSLANILEEQLNYYPVRLFRSYYWASENKKAIEIAKDIPAYNLIIRDRIRLLIALIRGELEP, translated from the coding sequence TTGAAGGACTCAATTTCAGTCGCAATCCCTGTCTTTAATCGAGCTGACTGGATCACCAAGACACTGGACCAGATTTTTTCGCAGAGCATTCCTGTAGATGAAGTTGTTCTTTGTGATGACGGGTCCACAGATAACCTAGAGCAGGCGATTAAACACTATAAAAATAGAATCAAAGTCATTCGAATTGAGAACAGCGGCCCTGGTATTGCTCGCAAGACAGCTATTGAGAGCAGCCACGGTGATTGGATAGCGCTGTGCGACAGCGACGATTTCTGGTATCCCAATCATATCGAAAACTTTTCCAACGCCCTAGTTAAGTTCCCAGAAACTAATTTTTACTTTTCGAACTTTGTAACATCTGATCACCCGGATAAAACAAAGTTTGAGTTAGCTCCAGATGGATGGATGAAACGGCTGACAGGTGAACCATGCAGCGAAACGTCACGCTACCATCAATGCACCCCCCCCTTCTTGAAATCCCTCTTGGAATTTCAAGCCTGCTTTCCATCTTGTACAGTATTTAGTCGTAACCTCTATCAGGCTTCAGGTGGAATCACTGATCGCGTATCCCGCTGGGCCTCGGAAGATCTGCACCTGACAGCGAGAATGGCCGCAGTTTCAAACGCGGTTATCGGCACAGAACAGACTGTCCTGATAAACAAACATGAAGGGAACTTTTCTGCAGAGTATATTCGAAATCTTGAGGGCGAACTCCTTGTACTACGTGATCTTGTTGAGCATAGGCTTGTTCCTGACTCACTGGCAAACATCCTAGAAGAACAGTTGAATTATTATCCTGTTCGATTATTCCGCTCCTATTATTGGGCATCTGAGAATAAAAAAGCTATTGAAATCGCAAAGGATATTCCGGCATACAACCTTATTATAAGAGATCGAATACGGCTGTTGATCGCATTGATACGTGGAGAGTTGGAGCCATGA